The following proteins are co-located in the Nocardia bhagyanarayanae genome:
- a CDS encoding YbjN domain-containing protein, with the protein MTEIQATAQVIDQTLRDREIEYTRPGEDVFVVVLPGERKLKTTLMLTVGKHGVRIESFVCRKPDENFEGVYKFLLRRNRRLYGVAYTLDRVGDIYLVGRMATHAVTEDELDRIFGQVLEAVDADFNVLLELGFAESIRKEWKWRVSRGESLKNLLPFEHLVESSENS; encoded by the coding sequence ATGACGGAGATCCAGGCGACCGCGCAGGTGATCGACCAGACCCTGCGCGATCGCGAGATCGAGTACACCCGCCCTGGCGAGGACGTCTTCGTCGTCGTGCTGCCCGGTGAGCGCAAGCTGAAGACGACGCTCATGCTCACCGTCGGCAAACACGGCGTGCGCATCGAATCCTTCGTCTGCCGCAAGCCCGACGAGAACTTCGAGGGCGTCTACAAGTTCCTGCTCCGCCGCAACCGCCGCCTCTACGGCGTGGCCTACACGCTGGACCGGGTCGGCGACATCTACCTCGTCGGCCGCATGGCCACGCACGCCGTCACCGAGGACGAGCTCGACCGCATCTTCGGCCAGGTGCTGGAGGCGGTGGACGCCGACTTCAACGTGCTGCTGGAACTCGGCTTCGCGGAATCCATTCGGAAGGAATGGAAGTGGCGGGTCTCGCGCGGGGAGTCGCTGAAGAATCTGCTGCCGTTCGAGCACCTGGTCGAATCCTCCGAGAACTCCTGA
- a CDS encoding L,D-transpeptidase, with translation MSKRPFCRPAAAVSAVLIVVIALVAGCSSDKPGGASGPVAEVTMSPGDADENVNPVAPVSVTVADGTIAQVALTNAAGKQVQGELSPDKRTFRITEPLGYDATYTWSGTAVGTDGKPVPIDGSFHTLAPKSTVPATVNIGDGQEVGIAAPIILQFKSSVTNKAEVEKALTVTTDPPTEGAWAWFPDDNGGSRVHWRPKRYWTPGTTVHVAAHLYGLDLGGGNYGYSDLTSDFRIGRSQIVYADAPSHRMRVVQDGRTIFDFAVSYGQGNEPRNVTRSGIHVVTEKYEDFLMSNPPYYTNVRERWAVRISNNGEFIHANPESLSAQGSANVTNGCINLSPADAQAYFPTARYGDPVEVTGTTIPLSAADGDLYDWTIDWETWKKMSALDGSSSPVVSATPISPGPPR, from the coding sequence GTGAGCAAGCGTCCCTTCTGCCGACCGGCGGCCGCCGTGTCGGCCGTGCTGATCGTCGTGATCGCCTTGGTGGCCGGTTGTTCCAGTGACAAGCCCGGCGGTGCGTCCGGTCCGGTGGCCGAAGTGACCATGAGCCCAGGTGATGCCGACGAGAACGTCAACCCCGTCGCGCCCGTCTCCGTCACGGTCGCCGACGGAACCATCGCCCAGGTCGCGCTGACCAACGCGGCCGGCAAACAGGTGCAGGGCGAGCTCAGCCCCGACAAGCGCACCTTCCGCATCACCGAACCGCTCGGCTACGACGCCACCTACACGTGGTCGGGCACCGCCGTCGGCACCGACGGCAAGCCGGTCCCGATCGACGGCTCGTTCCACACGCTGGCGCCCAAGAGCACCGTTCCGGCGACGGTCAATATCGGCGACGGCCAAGAGGTCGGTATCGCCGCGCCGATCATCCTCCAGTTCAAGTCCTCGGTGACGAACAAGGCCGAGGTGGAGAAGGCCCTGACCGTCACCACCGATCCGCCCACCGAGGGCGCGTGGGCCTGGTTCCCCGACGACAACGGCGGTTCGCGCGTGCACTGGCGGCCCAAGCGGTACTGGACGCCGGGCACCACCGTGCACGTCGCGGCCCACCTCTACGGACTGGATCTGGGCGGCGGCAATTACGGCTACTCCGACCTCACCTCGGACTTCCGCATCGGCCGAAGCCAGATCGTGTACGCCGACGCGCCGAGCCATCGCATGCGGGTGGTGCAGGACGGTCGGACGATCTTCGATTTCGCCGTCAGCTACGGCCAGGGCAACGAGCCGCGCAATGTGACGCGATCGGGAATCCACGTGGTCACCGAGAAGTACGAGGACTTCCTGATGTCGAATCCGCCGTACTACACCAACGTCCGGGAACGCTGGGCGGTACGCATCTCCAACAACGGCGAATTCATCCACGCCAATCCGGAATCCCTGTCGGCGCAGGGCTCGGCGAACGTCACCAACGGCTGCATCAACCTCTCGCCCGCCGACGCCCAGGCGTACTTCCCGACCGCGCGCTACGGCGACCCGGTCGAGGTCACCGGCACCACGATCCCGCTGTCCGCGGCCGACGGCGACCTCTACGACTGGACCATCGACTGGGAGACCTGGAAGAAGATGTCGGCGCTGGACGGTTCCTCGTCCCCGGTCGTCTCGGCGACACCGATCTCGCCGGGGCCGCCGCGTTAG
- a CDS encoding alpha/beta fold hydrolase, translated as MALREAVSADGTSIVYRVDGPADGRPLVLVHGWSASLRCWGGAADDLAGRFRVIALDLRGHGYSGVPESGYDDPKNWAADIAAVLAAEGIESGAVLLGWSYGGIVISDYLTAYGTGAVSGVVFTGSMANIGRDVPGAATGSAMREAIPGVFETSAGRATRAFAAFGNANTGPGADKGEDAQRLFGISLATPPAVRKALFYRSVDNTETLRALDIPVLVLHGDADPVVPIDNGRYIAENTPRARTSFWPGAQHGLFIEDRPRFVAEVTEFVESL; from the coding sequence ATGGCACTTCGGGAAGCGGTCAGCGCGGACGGCACCAGCATCGTCTATCGGGTCGACGGACCCGCCGATGGACGGCCGCTCGTCCTGGTACACGGATGGTCGGCCAGCCTGCGTTGCTGGGGCGGCGCGGCCGACGATCTGGCCGGTCGGTTCCGGGTGATCGCGCTGGATCTGCGCGGTCACGGCTATTCCGGCGTCCCGGAGAGCGGCTACGACGATCCCAAGAACTGGGCCGCCGACATCGCCGCGGTGCTCGCGGCCGAGGGCATCGAGTCCGGCGCGGTCCTCCTCGGCTGGTCCTACGGCGGCATCGTGATCAGCGACTACCTCACCGCGTACGGCACCGGCGCGGTGTCGGGCGTCGTCTTCACCGGCTCGATGGCCAATATCGGACGCGACGTACCCGGCGCGGCGACCGGCTCGGCGATGCGGGAGGCAATCCCCGGCGTCTTCGAGACGAGCGCGGGCCGCGCCACCAGGGCCTTCGCCGCGTTCGGCAACGCCAACACGGGTCCGGGCGCGGACAAGGGCGAGGACGCCCAACGACTGTTCGGCATCAGCTTGGCCACCCCGCCCGCGGTGCGCAAGGCGCTGTTCTACCGTTCCGTCGACAACACCGAAACCCTTCGCGCCCTGGACATTCCGGTCCTGGTGCTGCACGGCGACGCCGACCCCGTCGTGCCCATCGACAACGGCCGCTACATCGCCGAGAACACCCCGCGTGCGCGCACCTCGTTCTGGCCGGGCGCGCAGCACGGATTGTTCATCGAGGACCGCCCGCGCTTCGTCGCCGAGGTCACCGAGTTCGTCGAGAGTTTGTAG
- the mshA gene encoding D-inositol-3-phosphate glycosyltransferase — protein sequence MDGVSQRADLRPNRIAVLSVHTSPLAQPGTGDAGGMNVYVLQTALQLARRGTEVEIFTRATSSNVPPVQEAGPGVLVRNVVAGPFEGLDKHDLPTQLCPFTAEVLRQEARHQPGHYDLVHSHYWLSGQVGWLARDRWRVPLIHTAHTLAAVKNAALADGDCPEPVTREIGEKQVIAEADRMVANTAEEARQLVELYGADAERIDVVPPGADLARYRPGDKAAARAELGLAAHERIVAFVGRIQPLKAPDVLVRAAAELLRTDPDRNLRVLIVGGASGTGLKRPDALIELASELGITDRVTFLPPQPPDRLVRVYRAADLVAVPSYNESFGLVAIEAQASGTPVLAADVGGLGTAVRHGETGLLVAGHGTPDWAAALGTLLDAPARLAEMSDRAVAHAANFSWEHTADGLLASYAAALAGFPETELGGGLRAASAERTNLSGAALLGEGGQARSRALWRRRMGVHR from the coding sequence ATGGATGGTGTGAGTCAACGTGCGGACCTACGGCCGAACCGGATCGCCGTGCTGTCGGTGCACACCTCACCACTCGCGCAACCGGGCACCGGTGATGCGGGCGGCATGAACGTCTACGTGCTGCAAACGGCTCTCCAGCTGGCGCGACGCGGGACCGAAGTCGAGATCTTCACCCGCGCCACCTCGTCGAACGTCCCTCCGGTTCAGGAGGCGGGGCCTGGGGTGCTGGTGCGCAACGTGGTCGCGGGTCCGTTCGAGGGGCTCGACAAGCACGACCTCCCCACCCAGCTCTGCCCGTTCACCGCGGAGGTGCTGCGCCAGGAGGCGCGCCATCAGCCCGGCCACTACGACTTGGTGCACTCGCACTACTGGCTCTCCGGGCAGGTCGGCTGGCTGGCCAGGGACCGCTGGCGGGTGCCGCTGATCCACACCGCGCACACCTTGGCCGCCGTGAAGAACGCCGCGCTGGCCGATGGCGACTGCCCCGAGCCCGTCACCCGCGAGATCGGCGAGAAGCAGGTCATCGCGGAGGCCGACCGGATGGTCGCCAACACGGCGGAGGAGGCGCGTCAGCTCGTCGAGCTCTACGGCGCCGACGCCGAGCGCATCGATGTGGTTCCGCCGGGCGCCGACCTGGCCCGCTACCGTCCCGGTGACAAGGCCGCCGCTCGCGCCGAGCTCGGTCTTGCCGCCCACGAGCGGATCGTCGCCTTCGTCGGCCGCATCCAACCGCTCAAGGCGCCCGACGTGCTCGTCCGCGCCGCCGCCGAATTGTTGCGCACCGATCCGGACCGCAACCTGCGGGTGCTGATCGTCGGCGGCGCGTCCGGCACCGGACTGAAGCGCCCCGACGCGCTGATCGAGCTGGCCTCCGAACTCGGCATCACCGACCGCGTGACGTTCCTGCCGCCGCAGCCGCCGGACCGTCTCGTGCGGGTCTACCGCGCCGCGGACCTGGTCGCGGTGCCCAGCTACAACGAATCCTTCGGCTTGGTCGCCATCGAGGCGCAGGCCAGCGGCACCCCGGTCCTCGCCGCCGACGTCGGCGGACTCGGCACCGCCGTCCGGCACGGCGAGACCGGACTGCTCGTCGCGGGTCACGGCACCCCGGACTGGGCCGCCGCGCTCGGCACCCTGCTCGACGCACCAGCGCGGCTGGCGGAGATGAGCGATCGCGCGGTCGCGCACGCCGCGAACTTCTCCTGGGAGCACACCGCCGACGGGCTGCTCGCCAGCTACGCCGCGGCATTGGCCGGATTCCCCGAGACCGAACTGGGCGGCGGACTGCGGGCGGCGAGCGCGGAACGCACTAACCTGTCCGGTGCCGCGCTCCTCGGCGAGGGCGGTCAGGCCAGATCGCGGGCGCTGTGGCGGCGCCGGATGGGAGTGCACCGATGA
- a CDS encoding SDR family NAD(P)-dependent oxidoreductase → MSNRTAVVTGASSGIGEATARELAAQGYHVYVGARRLDRLKTLADEIGGTALELDVTSDESVAAFTDAVPSVDVLVNNAGGAKGLAPVSEADLDDWRWMWETNVLGTLRVTKALLPKLIDSGDGLVVTITSVAAFHAYDNGSGYTSAKHAQAVLHRTLRGELLGKPVRLTEIAPGAVETEFSLVRFDGDAERAAKVYEGIDPLVAADIAEIVGFVASRPPHVNLDQIIVKPRDQADPGRFARRP, encoded by the coding sequence ATGAGCAATCGCACCGCCGTCGTCACGGGAGCCAGTTCCGGCATCGGGGAAGCCACCGCGCGAGAACTCGCCGCGCAGGGCTACCACGTGTACGTGGGCGCGCGCAGGCTCGACCGGCTGAAGACTCTCGCCGACGAGATCGGCGGCACCGCACTCGAACTCGACGTCACCTCGGACGAATCGGTCGCGGCCTTCACCGACGCCGTTCCGTCGGTCGACGTGCTGGTCAACAACGCGGGCGGCGCGAAAGGCCTTGCGCCGGTGAGCGAAGCCGACCTCGACGACTGGCGCTGGATGTGGGAGACCAACGTGCTCGGCACGCTGCGCGTCACGAAGGCGTTGCTGCCCAAGCTGATCGACTCCGGCGACGGCCTGGTCGTCACCATCACCTCGGTCGCCGCGTTCCACGCCTACGACAACGGTTCCGGTTACACCTCGGCGAAGCACGCCCAAGCCGTGCTGCACCGCACCCTGCGCGGCGAACTGCTCGGCAAACCGGTGCGGCTCACCGAGATCGCGCCCGGCGCGGTGGAAACCGAGTTCTCGCTGGTGCGTTTCGACGGTGACGCGGAGCGGGCGGCGAAGGTGTACGAGGGGATCGATCCGCTGGTCGCGGCGGATATCGCCGAGATCGTCGGGTTCGTGGCCTCGCGGCCGCCGCACGTCAATCTGGATCAGATCATCGTGAAGCCGCGCGACCAGGCCGACCCCGGACGCTTCGCGCGCCGCCCCTGA
- the mscL gene encoding large conductance mechanosensitive channel protein MscL — translation MLKGFKEFLMRGNVIDLAVAVVMGTAFTAVVTAVTKGVVNPLLAVFGNANELGLGFHLVSSKPATFIAVGPIVTAIIDFVMIAAVLYFVLIMPMKTLKNRFGTTKAAEPTETELLIEIRDLLAKQSADARAANNAETLAKMDRVDPTLGSSHQ, via the coding sequence ATGCTCAAGGGCTTCAAAGAGTTCCTGATGCGCGGCAATGTCATCGACCTGGCCGTGGCGGTGGTGATGGGTACCGCGTTCACGGCGGTGGTGACCGCGGTGACCAAGGGCGTGGTCAACCCGTTGCTCGCCGTTTTCGGCAATGCGAACGAGCTCGGCCTCGGCTTCCACCTGGTGTCCAGCAAACCCGCGACCTTCATCGCCGTCGGCCCGATCGTCACCGCGATCATCGACTTCGTGATGATCGCCGCGGTCCTCTACTTCGTGCTCATCATGCCGATGAAGACCCTGAAGAACCGGTTCGGCACCACCAAGGCCGCCGAGCCCACCGAGACCGAACTGCTCATCGAGATCCGCGACCTGCTCGCCAAGCAGAGCGCCGACGCCCGCGCCGCCAACAACGCGGAGACTCTGGCGAAGATGGACCGGGTCGACCCGACACTCGGCAGCTCGCACCAGTAG